In the genome of Raphanus sativus cultivar WK10039 chromosome 9, ASM80110v3, whole genome shotgun sequence, the window TGCTTATCAAAGTCAACCTCACCAACGATTAGTGTGTACACTGACTCCAAGTAAAAAGTGAAAGTAAATCCTTCTAGTTCCTGCCATTCAGACCATCTCCAACCCATAACACTATTTTAGTGTCAAAATCACATTATTTTAGTGTAGTTTTAgcaccaaaaataaatttttctCCAACCACAACACTAAATTTCACactaaaacttattttataatattatttgtatttatcttttgtttttatttatttaattgtatgtgtttattaagaaaataagtgAATAGTATTTTATTGGAGTGAATAGTATTTATTCatcacaccaaatttggtgtaaaatTATAGTGTTGCACCAAAATAGTGTGATTTTtagagttgggttggagatagTTTTGGTATAAAATCTACACTAAAATGGTGTTTTGGATTTCCATTGGAGATGGCCTCAAGAAAGAAAGCGTACGAAAACTCTGACCACAAACAATTGCATCTGACCATTTTAAATGTGAACTAAACTTGATCATAGGCTATAGATCGATGAACGATGAGGTGAGTCATAGTCTCTTTGGACTTGGAGAATTAGGCAATCTCGGGGGTTGAGTCCAATTTGGGCCAATTCGGAGTTTGTTTTAAGAATCTAATTAAAGTCGGGTTCACTTGTAAACTCTCGGTATATAAGAGAGTAGAAGAGCTATGATGTTATCATCGTTCTCATTGATTTAGAACTCGAGAGCTGTAACCAGCTAAGGGTGTTGAGCTTGAGAGAAACCATTCTAGTAGATTGTTGGACTGAGTCTGAATCCAGTGAGTAGTTCTCCATATCGGAGAGATACACTggtaaaaaaatttttttgcGCCGTTTACATTCTTAGCATTCATTCTTGATCGAATCAATCgagtgagaaagagagagaggtgagAGTTCAAGATCGATCATGGTTAGGTCACTTAGAGCTTGGGTTGAGCTTTGCTAGTCGCAACAAGTAGTATCAGAGCTTCGCTGTTCAGACTGACTTCGATGGCGAAGCCAATGACTGGAGCGGAGGTGGAGCGATTCGATGGCACCAACGATTTCTCTCTTTGGACGATTCGAATGATGGTGCATTTCGGTCCTATCCAGTGGTTATCGTAGAAGTCTATAAACCTACCAAAAGTTACTAACGAAAACAAAGCCTAACTAATGCTTAAATCCAACCAAGTTGATCATCTTTTTAACTCAGGCATCTCCTTCCAACCAGGGACATTTTCGTCACAGAAATTTCACCACATAGACAAATTACTTTACAAACATAAAGCACCTAAAATTGCTAAAGTGCATCCCAAAGTATGTTGATATGTAAAGGActcaaaaatcaaatatatattgttattataAAAGGTTCATAAACCTTTTTGAGTAATCGCAAGATACATAAACATTTTGAATACAATCGttaacacacacaaaaatagattaaagttcgataacttttatattgtttattttgtaagtATACAATGTCACTACAGTAAACAAACAAGCTAAATTTCTCATAAGAAAGCAAGGTATTCTTATAAGCCATGTGAAGTAACAAAAGAACTACTTATCAGAATAAGCAACAATTTCGTCATCTTCACAAGCTGTCACATTAATCACCATAGTTCCCTTCTTCGTTGTAGGCAATAATCGACAACAATCTCTCCGTGGTGCCTATAAACATACACATAAACAATCAATTATACATTGTCTTACATAGTgaattaaacaaaatcaaaaatgaGTGTGTACCTTATTCCACCTATCCGGGTTAGGCTTTTTGTAGACGAAGATACGATTGATATCAGAAGGATCTTGTATTCCCCATTCGCATTTAGGATTCCACTCATTGTGCCTCAAATACTCGCTAATCGTCGTACCCGAAGAAGAATCGTTAAGCGCACGAGACATGCAAAACACTCGCGGACGCTGACAATCAGTGTATGTTATAGGACGTGTGTTGAAAGCAACATTGGTGAAATCATGACGTTTGTGCCAGTCGTTGAAGGTGCGAGTGGGAACTTCCATCATCCTTGCTGGCATATACGTACGAGTGATATGGACCGTATATCCCCACGAGATAGACATTGTCCACTGACGAGTTTTGTCATAGCATATGGATTGTTGGAGGAGGCTTGCTGAATCGAGCTTTGCTGGGATCATGAGTCTCTTTACCGCATTGACACGGTCTGTTCTTGGAAATATAGGCTCTACTACGTCTAGGTGATGGATCGAGACTACTGGCACTTGTGGATGAACTGATAAAAGACCCAAGAGATTCCCGTACACATCAAACTGTTGAGTATTACATAACAAACGGGACGGGACCCATATTAATAATCATATGATTAGCTGTTACTTCTCTAAATTTGGATCTCTAATCAAAATACATTTGTTTCTTACGAGTTACTGAGGAGTTCAACTATTGTTTAATTCTTAAATtctatagttattttaattaacttttaatattgttaacgGAATCTACTGttatttgtttatatgttttgattttatttttttgttactagCTTGAtgatgatttttaaaattgtaagaCCATCTTCAATGGGGGATCCATGATGGTTTTATCTCATGGTTCTAAGTAATTTAAtgctgaaaaataaataaaaagaaggaaaatagatagatatggttctaaaattagaatttttggAATCAATTCTAagtaataagtgtcattttttGATAGGTTagtattttaaagaaaaaaaattaaacccaaTTGTTTTCTTTCACGAGATTGAAAGAAGATGAAACTTAAAACCTTTAATTGGTTCTACCATTGGAGAGATTAAGACTAaacaaatatctaatttttttaatttgattaattttaattaaaaattgatttagaACTCTAACACCATATCTATTGTTGGAGATGGACTAATATCCTTGTCATTCAaaagatatatttattgattatatataagtatattaagATTTAGTACTATTAAAGTGATGCTTCTTACCAATTAAGCTCATTAAAAGAATTTCAGAATCAGAAATAAATCTCTTGATTAGCTAACAAATAAAAGAGTGGGGAATGAATCAGATCACGGATTTTAAGTTGTCTTACATTTTTACAGAATTGTTTTCGCCTGATTTTACTCGGTAAAACTAAAacctcatttaaaaaaaaaacacaaaaccccaaaatagaaaagaaaaaaataactgaCCTGATGAAACCCAGCTTCTTTGGTGAGAGGAACACCAATCTCAGCCATGCAAGCATGAATCCTATCATCAGAACCATAGAGATCAGAGTATCTTTCAATACACCGATCTTGTATCTTCT includes:
- the LOC108826408 gene encoding uncharacterized protein LOC108826408 gives rise to the protein MVDNNHKDQRPLSYDKSSKPIFSFYLSSSSPCSFTAIIILLIFFSYFLYSFSFITFLHPYSPSRISNSLLVPVMRLGSSQQPDEKTELKHIVFGIAASSSLWKHRSQYVKTWWRPNGEMKGFVWLDKPVNDTVSFSSDLPEIKISSDTSSFKYRYRSGHRSAIRITRIVSETVRMLNGTEYEKHVRWIVMGDDDTVFFPENLLRVLRKYDHKQFYYIGAPSESHLQNLHQFSYGMAYGGGGFAISYPLAKALEKIQDRCIERYSDLYGSDDRIHACMAEIGVPLTKEAGFHQFDVYGNLLGLLSVHPQVPVVSIHHLDVVEPIFPRTDRVNAVKRLMIPAKLDSASLLQQSICYDKTRQWTMSISWGYTVHITRTYMPARMMEVPTRTFNDWHKRHDFTNVAFNTRPITYTDCQRPRVFCMSRALNDSSSGTTISEYLRHNEWNPKCEWGIQDPSDINRIFVYKKPNPDRWNKAPRRDCCRLLPTTKKGTMVINVTACEDDEIVAYSDKFIDFYDNHWIGPKCTIIRIVQREKSLVPSNRSTSAPVIGFAIEVSLNSEALILLVATSKAQPKL